A region of Ictidomys tridecemlineatus isolate mIctTri1 chromosome 4, mIctTri1.hap1, whole genome shotgun sequence DNA encodes the following proteins:
- the Rusc2 gene encoding AP-4 complex accessory subunit RUSC2 isoform X3, translating to MASRPSNANHLSPQALKWREYRRKNPLGPPGLSGSLDRRPQEARLARRNPIFEFPGSFSAASHLNCRLNGQVVKPLTLTCPDLQDPFSLTEKPPAEFCLSPDGNSEAISIDLLQKKGLVKAVNTAVDLIVAHFGTSRDPGVKAKLGNSSVSPNVGHLVLKYLCPAVRAILEDGLKSFVLDVIIGQRKNMPWSVVEASTQLGPSTKVLHGLYNKVSQFPELTSHTMRFNAFILGLLNIRSLEFWFNHLYNHEDIIQTHYHPWGFLSAAHTVCPGLFEELLLLLQPLALLPFNLDLLFQHRLLQSGQQQRQHKELLRVSQDLLLSAHSTLQLARARGQEGPGDMDRVAHGERVKGVGAPEGGEEDEEEETEEVAETSGGSGHGRWARGGQAGWWYQLMQSSQVYIDGSTEASRFPRGSSNSNSGSSSEKKKGAGSGGPPHAPPPREGVVEGAEACPAPEEALGRERGWPFWMGSPPDSVLAELRRSREREGPTAPPAENEEGTSEPSPGGIKWGHLFGSRKVQREARPTNRLPSDWLSLDKSMFQRVAQTMGARRETEPKESLQEPHSPALPSKPPCEVQALCHHLATGPGQLSFRKGDILRVLGPAGGDWLRCSRGPDTGLVPLAYVTLTPTPSPTPGSSQN from the exons ATGGCCTCCAGACCCAGTAATG CCAACCACCTATCCCCTCAAGCCCTCAAGTGGCGGGAATACAGGCGGAAGAACCCACTAGGGCCACCTGGTTTGTCAGGGAGCCTAGACCGAAGGCCACAGGAAGCTCGGCTGGCCCGCAGGAACCCCATCTTTGAGTTCCCTGGTTCCTTCAGTGCTGCTAGCCATCTGAATTGTCGACTAAATG GTCAGGTAGTGAAGCCGTTAACACTGACCTGCCCTGACTTGCAAGACCCCTTCTCCTTGACTGAGAAGCCTCCAGCTGAGTTTTGTCTGTCCCCAGATGGCAACTCAGAAGCCATTTCTATCGACCTCCTTCAGAAGAAAG GACTGGTAAAAGCTGTTAACACAGCTGTGGACCTCATTGTGGCCCATTTTGGCACAAGCCGGGATCCTGGGGTAAAG GCAAAGCTGGGAAATAGTTCAGTGAGCCCCAATGTAGGCCATCTGGTTCTGAAGTACTTGTGCCCTGCGGTCCGGGCTATTCTAGAAGATGGGCTCAAGTCCTTTGTATTAGATGTCATCATCGGGCAGCGTAAGAACATGCCATGGAGTGTAGTTGAGGCTTCTACACAGCTAG gcccATCCACCAAGGTCCTGCATGGCCTCTACAACAAAGTCAGCCAGTTCCCAGAGCTCACCAGTCATACAATGCGCTTCAATGCCTTCATTCTTGGCCTGCTCAA CATCCGGTCCCTGGAGTTCTGGTTTAATCACCTCTATAACCATGAAG ATATCATCCAGACCCACTACCATCCCTGGGGCTTTCTGAGTGCAGCTCACACCGTGTGCCCTGGCCTCTTTGAGGAGCTGCTGCTACTGCTACAgcccctggccctgctgcccTTCAACCTCGACTTGCTTTTCCAACATCGGCTGCTGCAAAGTGGGCAACAGCAGCGGCAGCACAAGGAACTGCTGCGGGTGTCCCAGGACCTGCTACTATCTGCCCACTCAACGCTGCAGTTGGCCCGGGCCCGTGGCCAGGAGGGCCCTGGAGACATGGACAGGGTAGCCCATGGGGAGCGAGTGAAGGGTGTAGGTGCtccagaaggaggagaagaggacGAGGAAGAGGAAACAGAAGAGGTGGCAGAGACATCTGGGGGCTCAGGCCATGGCAGGTGGGCCCGAGGTGGACAGGCTGGCTGGTGGTACCAGCTCATGCAAAGCTCCCAGGTCTACATTGATGGCTCCACTGAGGCTTCTAGGTTCCCTCGAGGTAGCAGCAATAGCAACAGTGGCAGcagcagtgaaaaaaagaaaggggcagGAAGTGGGGGGCCTCCCCACGCTCCACCCCCCCGAGAGGGAGTAGTGGAAGGGGCTGAGGCCTGCCCTGCCCCTGAGGAGGCCCTTGGCCGGGAGAGGGGCTGGCCCTTCTGGATGGGAAGCCCCCCAGATTCTGTGCTCGCTGAGCTGAGACGCAGTCGGGAGAGGGAGGGGCCCACTGCCCCACCAGCAGAAAATGAGGAAGGGACCTCAGAGCCTTCTCCTGGGGGCATCAAGTGGGGACATCTCTTTGGTTCCCGAAAAGTTCAGCGGGAAGCCCGGCCCACAAACAG GCTGCCCTCGGACTGGCTGAGCCTGGACAAGTCCATGTTCCAACGAGTGGCACAGACTATGGGTGCCCGCCGCGAGACAGAGCCCAAGGAAAGCCTGCAGGAGCCACACTCTCCAGCCCTGCCCTCCAAGCCCCCCTG CGAGGTGCAGGCTCTGTGCCACCATCTGGCCACAGGCCCAGGACAGCTGAGCTTCCGCAAGGGAGATATCCTGCGGGTGCTGGGGCCAGCTGGAGGAGACTGGCTGCGCTGCAGCCGTGGCCCTGACACTGGCCTGGTGCCTCTGGCCTACGTGACGTTGACCCCAACTCCAAGTCCAACCCCTGGAAGCAGCCAAAACTGA
- the Cimip2b gene encoding ciliary microtubule inner protein 2B isoform X2, translating into MAVSSNFIPGLSPLSPHYIPGYTGHCPLLRFSMGQTYGQLTGQLLRGPPGLAWPPTHRTLLPPIRSPRSPELPRKSLPPRHGHERLSSSMIPGYTGFVPQAQFIFAKNCNQVWAEALNGFTQWHGGQGSKKLSKKAKGEKDKEKDQEPMSELELETEKKPELKWEKQQASPYSMDDTDPQKFFMSGFTGYVPRARFLFGSSFPVLTNQALKEFGQKNSLGRAQKDSKTLPSLPRTYLQNLGLLPHYGGYVPGYKFQFGHTFGHLTHDALGLSTTQKQLLA; encoded by the exons ATGGCTGTGTCCAGCAACTTCATCCCAGGACTCAGTCCTCTGAGCCCTCACTATATCCCAGG GTACACTGGACATTGCCCACTACTTCGGTTCAGCATGGGCCAGACCTACGGGCAGCTGACTGGTCAGCTACTTCGAGGCCCTCCTGGCCTAGCCTGGCCCCCTACCCACCGCACACTTCTGCCTCCCATTCGTTCTCCGAGATCTCCTGAGCTTCCCAGGAAGAGCCTCCCTCCCAGGCATGGGCATGAAAGGCTCAGCTCCAGCATGATCCCTGGGTACACAG GTTTTGTACCCCAGGCACAGTTCATCTTTGCTAAGAACTGCAACCAGGTCTGGGCTGAGGCTCTGAATGGTTTTACTCAGTGGCATGGTGGGCAGGGGAGTAAAAAACTGTCAAAGAAGGCCAAGGGGGAAAAAGACAAGGAGAAAGACCAAGAGCCAATGTCAGAGTTAGAGCTGGAGACAGAGAAGAAGCCAGAGCTGAAGTGGGAGAAACAACAA GCTTCCCCCTACTCCATGGATGATACAGACCCTCAGAAGTTCTTCATGTCAG GCTTCACTGGCTATGTGCCCCGCGCCCGCTTCCTCTTTGGCTCCAGCTTTCCAGTGCTCACCAACCAGGCCCTGAAGGAATTTGGGCAGAAGAACTCACTGGGCAGGGCCCAGAAAGATTCTAAAACTCTGCCCTCGCTTCCCAGGACCTACCTTCAGAACCTAGGTCTTCTCCCTCACTATGGGGGCTACGTGCCAG GGTATAAGTTCCAGTTTGGCCATACGTTTGGGCATCTCACTCATGATGCTCTGGGCCTCAGCACCACCCAAAAGCAGCTCCTGGCTTAG
- the Cimip2b gene encoding ciliary microtubule inner protein 2B isoform X1 has product MAVSSNFIPGLSPLSPHYIPGYTGHCPLLRFSMGQTYGQLTGQLLRGPPGLAWPPTHRTLLPPIRSPRSPELPRKSLPPRHGHERLSSSMIPGYTGFVPQAQFIFAKNCNQVWAEALNGFTQWHGGQGSKKLSKKAKGEKDKEKDQEPMSELELETEKKPELKWEKQQVRPRSLASPYSMDDTDPQKFFMSGFTGYVPRARFLFGSSFPVLTNQALKEFGQKNSLGRAQKDSKTLPSLPRTYLQNLGLLPHYGGYVPGYKFQFGHTFGHLTHDALGLSTTQKQLLA; this is encoded by the exons ATGGCTGTGTCCAGCAACTTCATCCCAGGACTCAGTCCTCTGAGCCCTCACTATATCCCAGG GTACACTGGACATTGCCCACTACTTCGGTTCAGCATGGGCCAGACCTACGGGCAGCTGACTGGTCAGCTACTTCGAGGCCCTCCTGGCCTAGCCTGGCCCCCTACCCACCGCACACTTCTGCCTCCCATTCGTTCTCCGAGATCTCCTGAGCTTCCCAGGAAGAGCCTCCCTCCCAGGCATGGGCATGAAAGGCTCAGCTCCAGCATGATCCCTGGGTACACAG GTTTTGTACCCCAGGCACAGTTCATCTTTGCTAAGAACTGCAACCAGGTCTGGGCTGAGGCTCTGAATGGTTTTACTCAGTGGCATGGTGGGCAGGGGAGTAAAAAACTGTCAAAGAAGGCCAAGGGGGAAAAAGACAAGGAGAAAGACCAAGAGCCAATGTCAGAGTTAGAGCTGGAGACAGAGAAGAAGCCAGAGCTGAAGTGGGAGAAACAACAAGTAAGACCAAGAAGCCTG GCTTCCCCCTACTCCATGGATGATACAGACCCTCAGAAGTTCTTCATGTCAG GCTTCACTGGCTATGTGCCCCGCGCCCGCTTCCTCTTTGGCTCCAGCTTTCCAGTGCTCACCAACCAGGCCCTGAAGGAATTTGGGCAGAAGAACTCACTGGGCAGGGCCCAGAAAGATTCTAAAACTCTGCCCTCGCTTCCCAGGACCTACCTTCAGAACCTAGGTCTTCTCCCTCACTATGGGGGCTACGTGCCAG GGTATAAGTTCCAGTTTGGCCATACGTTTGGGCATCTCACTCATGATGCTCTGGGCCTCAGCACCACCCAAAAGCAGCTCCTGGCTTAG
- the Cimip2b gene encoding ciliary microtubule inner protein 2B isoform X3, with product MAVSSNFIPGLSPLSPHYIPGMGQTYGQLTGQLLRGPPGLAWPPTHRTLLPPIRSPRSPELPRKSLPPRHGHERLSSSMIPGYTGFVPQAQFIFAKNCNQVWAEALNGFTQWHGGQGSKKLSKKAKGEKDKEKDQEPMSELELETEKKPELKWEKQQVRPRSLASPYSMDDTDPQKFFMSGFTGYVPRARFLFGSSFPVLTNQALKEFGQKNSLGRAQKDSKTLPSLPRTYLQNLGLLPHYGGYVPGYKFQFGHTFGHLTHDALGLSTTQKQLLA from the exons ATGGCTGTGTCCAGCAACTTCATCCCAGGACTCAGTCCTCTGAGCCCTCACTATATCCCAGG CATGGGCCAGACCTACGGGCAGCTGACTGGTCAGCTACTTCGAGGCCCTCCTGGCCTAGCCTGGCCCCCTACCCACCGCACACTTCTGCCTCCCATTCGTTCTCCGAGATCTCCTGAGCTTCCCAGGAAGAGCCTCCCTCCCAGGCATGGGCATGAAAGGCTCAGCTCCAGCATGATCCCTGGGTACACAG GTTTTGTACCCCAGGCACAGTTCATCTTTGCTAAGAACTGCAACCAGGTCTGGGCTGAGGCTCTGAATGGTTTTACTCAGTGGCATGGTGGGCAGGGGAGTAAAAAACTGTCAAAGAAGGCCAAGGGGGAAAAAGACAAGGAGAAAGACCAAGAGCCAATGTCAGAGTTAGAGCTGGAGACAGAGAAGAAGCCAGAGCTGAAGTGGGAGAAACAACAAGTAAGACCAAGAAGCCTG GCTTCCCCCTACTCCATGGATGATACAGACCCTCAGAAGTTCTTCATGTCAG GCTTCACTGGCTATGTGCCCCGCGCCCGCTTCCTCTTTGGCTCCAGCTTTCCAGTGCTCACCAACCAGGCCCTGAAGGAATTTGGGCAGAAGAACTCACTGGGCAGGGCCCAGAAAGATTCTAAAACTCTGCCCTCGCTTCCCAGGACCTACCTTCAGAACCTAGGTCTTCTCCCTCACTATGGGGGCTACGTGCCAG GGTATAAGTTCCAGTTTGGCCATACGTTTGGGCATCTCACTCATGATGCTCTGGGCCTCAGCACCACCCAAAAGCAGCTCCTGGCTTAG